The genomic interval TATTAGTGTTGGTCCAGATGGCCGAAATCTGCCGGATGCCAAAGGAACTGTCTTTCAGGGCGAGAAACTTTACCAGACCAAGTGCGCTTATTGTCACGGTGAATTTGGTGAGGCTGTGGGACGTTGGCCCGTTTTGATGGGTGGAGAAGACTCATTAGATACCATGGAACCTGTGAAAACAGTAGGTAGCTACTGGCCCTATGCCACCTCTGTTTTCAGCTATATTCGTCGTGCAATGCCCTTCTACAATCCTCAATCTCTCTCAGATGAAGAGACCTACGCCATCACGGCCTATGTCTTTTATCTCAATGATCTAGTGGCCGAGGAATTTGAGTTAAATCAAGAGACGATCATGGAAATCGAGATGCCAAATAGCCAAGGTTTCTTCGGTCCTGATCCTCGCCCAGACGTACAGAACGTAGCCTGTATGAAAAACTGCGTTACCGGTCAGGGTCTCTAAGCTTCTCTTACAAAGAGGTCAGTTCTCTGCTGGCCTTTCCCCTCCTTTTGCTCTACTGCTTCCTTTTCATCAACGATTTTTTTGTTCATTCGGAGATTCAGGAGTTCCATGTTGGTCCGAATGCTTATCCTGAGTTTATTGGGTGTTAGTGGATTTCTCTCTGCAACGTCTGTTTCAGGTGTAACAGCTCAAGAACAATCAGAACGACTACAATTGATCTACGCCCACCTGCTTGATTTCCAGTCTCAACGCCCACCCATGGCTGTGTTGGGAAAAGGACAGGAATGGGAAGTGGAATTTCTCCATCGACCTGAAGTTAACAACCGAATTGGGAACAAGCAGGAGCCAGTCGAAGGTCCACCAGTTCTTCCCCGGTTTCGCTTTCGCCAATTTTTTGAACAAAGCTATTTGGTGGGACTTGGACTGCAAGTGCCTGTTGAAGTAATGGGCTATCGCTACAGTTTCTTGGCGGGTGAGGTTGGTTATCAATGGGAGTTCAAAGAGGACTGGGCCACAACTGTTCGAACATATGTTGCTCACTCAATCATTAATGGGCCAATTACGATGACAAATGCTGATGATCTGTTTGAAGTCCAGCAACAAGGAGTTGATGCTAGTTTGGGGTTTCAGTGGGAGGACTGGCTATTCTCAGGAGGCTTGGGGCATTCCAGCGTCCAAAACAAACTTTCGATTGAGGAAGATGGAGTAATGCTGGATGAGCCTGCGACTGGGTACACGTATTTTTATGGAGGGATTGGATATGTGGTTCAACCAGATCTTCGGCTACAATTTACACAATACTCCACAGATACG from SAR324 cluster bacterium carries:
- a CDS encoding cytochrome c, which encodes MFNLARIFGGLVGTLLLVSPLLAEPLQFKLGRIATDKEIAGWDISVGPDGRNLPDAKGTVFQGEKLYQTKCAYCHGEFGEAVGRWPVLMGGEDSLDTMEPVKTVGSYWPYATSVFSYIRRAMPFYNPQSLSDEETYAITAYVFYLNDLVAEEFELNQETIMEIEMPNSQGFFGPDPRPDVQNVACMKNCVTGQGL